The proteins below come from a single Holdemania massiliensis genomic window:
- a CDS encoding PRD domain-containing protein: MQESKQQIHELIKNATLQFLKTGVISKNTKEIADQFHLSRSVVSKYLNTLFIEEKLIKISTRPVIYFDRLMIENELDKKISASEYISISEFKNELNQISKKEQSFLQVIGKDGSLRKLMTAVESMIYNQKTNILLLCGEAGTGKSYLAKIIYEFLCSKDSQMKEMIKISCTEGNHDYQELIFNPITGLFYKTKNGLLLFENFGVVNKEIQKEIIFRIKNLLNQKELKLNWLIFTVSDENLIDTSLFNEIDFSFNLPRLIERPVKEREAFIVKKIKLCEHNLKKQIYISRLAHYSLVHFDYAQNLITLNQTIETLIVNANKEQDHPDKICIFYYHLPIEIVKEIRYEGNAEQELYSSQQLSTLLFHDRLITTAEEIKEEFKRQRQCQSPAEEFLKYVDLKLNQYCDYLVFEKQENDNKIQIMENVVKSIFEVIESKYNSVIDSSVMKMLARFLFENTYIDINIRNWEIQNIDFINELDVFIQNNYFLENTLLNEIDNRIFSMLEMRMDFMSKLYLAMNLNGAAMALEQLNKIGILVAHGYSSATSIAESVNRLLGVYVFKGIDMPLETNTNEIVMKIRNYILSRAISKEIILLVDMGSLEQIGQEVANYASVNVGMINNISTKTALSAGYGIIHNQSIQEILDTAAKANHLTSHVFGSKVKKKAIVFTFDSGLQSTERVMQIFKTSMPKKTDIQFITFDYVDLMNQEKAKKLVEKYDVIMIVGTYSTQIEIAPYIALEDIISVENLERLYSLMKNMLSNEEIKQLNANLLRNFSLENIMQNLTILNPTTLINFIDEALKKLQRELKQKFSSKVMAGLYLHISSMVERLVTKQPEIPHEDLDEFQKEQVQFIHLFRICFQELMKHYNIEISLAEIAYLHDYIENGFTYQNTKDKNGGNRE, translated from the coding sequence ATGCAGGAGAGCAAACAACAGATTCATGAGCTCATAAAAAATGCAACGCTGCAGTTTCTTAAAACGGGTGTGATCAGTAAAAATACAAAAGAAATTGCGGATCAATTCCATTTATCAAGATCTGTGGTTTCAAAATACTTGAATACACTGTTTATTGAAGAAAAACTGATTAAAATATCAACACGCCCAGTGATTTATTTTGATCGTTTAATGATCGAAAATGAACTAGATAAAAAAATATCTGCCAGTGAATATATTAGTATCTCTGAATTCAAAAATGAGTTGAATCAGATCAGCAAAAAAGAACAGTCTTTTTTGCAGGTAATCGGTAAAGACGGATCACTAAGAAAGCTGATGACAGCTGTTGAATCTATGATCTATAATCAAAAGACAAACATTCTTTTACTCTGTGGTGAAGCTGGAACGGGAAAATCGTATCTTGCAAAAATCATTTATGAATTTTTATGCTCCAAAGATTCACAAATGAAAGAGATGATAAAAATCAGTTGCACTGAAGGAAATCATGATTATCAGGAGTTGATTTTTAATCCGATAACTGGACTTTTTTATAAAACGAAGAATGGGCTTTTACTTTTCGAAAATTTTGGTGTTGTAAATAAAGAAATTCAAAAAGAAATTATTTTTAGAATTAAGAACTTATTGAATCAGAAAGAACTAAAACTAAATTGGTTAATTTTTACAGTGAGTGATGAAAATTTAATTGATACTTCTTTATTTAATGAGATCGATTTCAGTTTTAATCTACCACGATTAATTGAGCGACCGGTAAAAGAAAGAGAAGCGTTCATTGTAAAAAAAATAAAACTTTGTGAACACAATTTAAAGAAGCAAATTTATATTTCAAGGTTGGCTCACTATTCACTTGTTCACTTTGATTACGCACAGAATCTGATTACTTTGAATCAAACTATAGAAACTCTAATAGTTAACGCCAATAAAGAACAGGATCATCCCGACAAAATATGTATTTTTTACTATCATCTGCCCATTGAAATAGTAAAAGAAATTCGATATGAAGGGAATGCTGAGCAGGAATTGTACAGTTCGCAACAATTAAGTACGTTATTATTTCATGATAGATTGATTACGACAGCAGAAGAAATCAAAGAAGAATTTAAAAGACAACGTCAATGCCAAAGTCCCGCTGAAGAATTTCTAAAATATGTTGATTTGAAATTGAATCAATATTGTGATTACTTGGTTTTTGAAAAACAAGAAAATGATAACAAAATACAGATAATGGAGAATGTCGTAAAAAGTATTTTCGAAGTAATCGAAAGCAAATATAATTCAGTAATTGATTCAAGTGTAATGAAAATGCTTGCCCGATTTCTTTTTGAGAATACATACATTGATATCAATATTAGGAATTGGGAAATTCAAAATATTGATTTTATTAATGAATTAGACGTGTTTATTCAGAATAATTACTTTTTGGAAAATACACTTCTAAACGAAATTGATAACCGTATTTTTAGTATGTTGGAAATGCGTATGGATTTTATGTCGAAGCTGTATTTGGCAATGAACTTAAATGGCGCTGCAATGGCATTAGAACAACTGAACAAAATTGGAATTCTTGTTGCACATGGCTATTCGAGTGCAACGTCAATTGCAGAAAGTGTTAATCGTTTACTTGGTGTTTATGTTTTTAAAGGGATTGACATGCCGTTAGAAACGAATACAAATGAAATTGTTATGAAGATTAGAAATTACATCTTATCGCGGGCTATCTCAAAGGAAATTATTTTGTTAGTTGATATGGGATCATTAGAACAAATTGGGCAGGAGGTTGCCAATTATGCATCGGTGAACGTCGGAATGATTAATAATATTTCGACAAAGACAGCACTTTCTGCGGGATATGGAATTATTCATAACCAGTCTATTCAGGAAATTTTAGATACAGCTGCGAAGGCAAATCATCTGACATCTCATGTTTTTGGAAGCAAAGTAAAAAAGAAAGCGATTGTTTTTACGTTCGATTCAGGTCTTCAATCAACTGAACGTGTCATGCAGATATTCAAAACGAGCATGCCGAAAAAAACCGATATTCAATTTATCACTTTTGACTATGTTGATCTCATGAATCAGGAAAAAGCGAAAAAGCTAGTTGAAAAATATGATGTGATTATGATTGTGGGTACGTATTCAACACAAATTGAAATTGCACCTTATATTGCCTTAGAGGATATTATTTCCGTAGAAAATTTGGAAAGATTGTATTCGTTAATGAAAAATATGTTGAGTAATGAGGAAATAAAACAGCTCAATGCCAATTTGCTTAGAAACTTTTCCTTGGAGAATATTATGCAGAATCTGACGATTTTGAATCCAACTACGCTAATTAATTTCATTGATGAGGCATTAAAAAAGCTTCAGCGTGAATTGAAACAAAAATTTAGTAGTAAAGTGATGGCAGGACTTTATCTACATATCAGCAGTATGGTTGAACGGCTTGTAACGAAACAGCCAGAAATTCCACATGAGGATCTTGATGAATTTCAAAAAGAACAAGTACAGTTCATCCATCTATTTAGAATTTGTTTTCAGGAGCTGATGAAGCATTACAACATTGAAATTTCATTAGCTGAGATTGCTTATTTGCATGATTACATCGAAAATGGTTTTACGTATCAAAATACAAAGGACAAAAATGGAGGAAATAGAGAATGA
- a CDS encoding LemA family protein yields the protein MIILLGVLIVVIGTGIGLYNQLIRSRIKCEEALSGIDVALAKRYDSLMNIQEAVRGYTKHEQAVLTELTKLRTSMTLNEKEALADQYTQVQKQLLMVAEGYPQLQASANFLQLQETIADVEEHLQAARRAYNANVARYNEKLQMFPSSLIAGWIHAEAKAFFQAETEKNENLEIYL from the coding sequence ATGATTATTTTGTTAGGTGTTCTCATCGTTGTAATCGGTACGGGAATTGGACTCTATAACCAACTGATCCGCAGCCGGATTAAATGTGAGGAAGCGCTGTCAGGGATTGATGTAGCGCTGGCAAAGCGCTATGACTCGCTGATGAACATTCAGGAAGCCGTCCGCGGATATACCAAGCACGAGCAGGCGGTACTGACTGAATTGACGAAGCTGCGCACTTCAATGACGCTGAACGAAAAAGAAGCGCTGGCGGATCAGTATACCCAGGTGCAAAAACAGTTATTGATGGTAGCGGAAGGCTATCCGCAGTTACAGGCCTCCGCCAATTTTCTGCAGCTTCAGGAAACGATCGCGGACGTCGAGGAACATCTGCAGGCCGCCCGCCGCGCTTACAATGCGAACGTGGCACGGTATAATGAAAAGCTTCAGATGTTTCCGTCCAGTTTGATCGCGGGCTGGATCCATGCGGAAGCAAAAGCCTTTTTCCAGGCGGAAACGGAAAAAAACGAGAATTTGGAAATCTATCTGTAG
- a CDS encoding DUF3137 domain-containing protein → MDEILVQLNHQRERIMVVTVLGGVLIGVGVLLLFSSFSFGVLTGVLGLVLILWINITEKPKYVRAYKNQIVLAVLREMFDDVKLNADAGFNQEWVEEAHFIPTGNRFFSDDQLSGSYHGCPFRRSDVLTQQVTHTGKTTTVTTLFEGPWMVFDFPKNFGHYLLVREKEFLANGKPGGWFSGLKTERIEMENEAFNEKFEIYAEDEQEAFYLLTPHFMEKLEQAEREIAGRMYYGFFDRQFHVAVDNRQNSFEPPVFSAITLPQLNEIRKEARLICELIDLLQLA, encoded by the coding sequence TACTCCTGTTATTTTCCAGCTTTTCCTTCGGCGTATTGACAGGTGTCTTGGGGTTGGTTCTGATCTTGTGGATCAACATCACGGAGAAGCCGAAATATGTCCGAGCGTATAAAAATCAAATCGTGCTGGCGGTTCTGCGGGAAATGTTCGATGATGTCAAGCTGAACGCGGATGCCGGCTTTAACCAGGAGTGGGTGGAGGAAGCTCATTTTATCCCTACCGGCAACCGTTTTTTCAGCGATGATCAGCTCTCTGGCAGTTATCATGGCTGTCCGTTTCGCCGCAGTGATGTTTTAACTCAGCAGGTGACGCATACCGGGAAGACGACGACGGTGACAACGTTGTTTGAAGGTCCGTGGATGGTATTTGATTTTCCCAAGAATTTTGGCCATTATTTGTTGGTGCGGGAAAAAGAGTTTCTTGCCAACGGAAAGCCGGGCGGATGGTTCAGCGGATTAAAAACGGAACGGATTGAAATGGAAAATGAGGCGTTCAATGAGAAGTTTGAGATCTATGCCGAGGATGAACAGGAAGCCTTTTATTTGTTGACGCCGCATTTTATGGAAAAGCTGGAACAGGCGGAACGGGAAATCGCCGGCCGGATGTATTATGGCTTTTTCGACCGGCAGTTCCATGTCGCGGTGGACAATCGGCAGAACAGCTTTGAGCCGCCGGTATTTTCGGCGATCACCTTGCCGCAGCTGAACGAAATCCGCAAGGAAGCCCGACTGATCTGTGAATTGATCGACTTGCTTCAGCTGGCCTGA